In Macadamia integrifolia cultivar HAES 741 chromosome 1, SCU_Mint_v3, whole genome shotgun sequence, a single window of DNA contains:
- the LOC122074417 gene encoding xyloglucan endotransglucosylase/hydrolase 2-like — MSISSNGLSALLLFVLVLSSLGAALGNFYQDFDLTWGDNRGKMLSGGQILTLSLDKTSGSGFQSKNEYLFGRIDMQLKLVAGNSAGTVTAYYLSSQGSTHDEIDFEFLGNLSGDPYILHTNVFTQGKGNREQQFYLWFDPTRNFHTYSIVWNPQRIIFLVDNSPIRVFNNHEAIGIPFPKNQPMRIYSSLWNADDWATRGGLVKTDWTKAPFNAYYRNFNANACVWTTSGTSSCSSSSTNSYSDAAWKTQDLDAMGRRRLRWVQKYYMVYNYCNDLQRFPQGVPAECKRSRFL, encoded by the exons ATGTCAATCTCTTCAAATGGGCTTTCAGCCCTTCTGTTGTTTGTTCTAGTTCTGAGCTCTTTAGGGGCTGCCTTAGGTAATTTCTACCAAGACTTTGATCTCACTTGGGGTGATAATCGTGGTAAGATGCTCAGTGGAGGGCAAATTCTGACCTTGTCACTGGACAAAACCTCTGGTTCTGGTTTCCAGTCCAAGAATGAGTATCTCTTTGGAAGGATTGATATGCAGCTCAAGCTTGTTGCAGGGAACTCAGCTGGTACTGTAACTGCTTATTAT TTATCTTCTCAAGGGTCAACCCATGATGAGATTGATTTTGAGTTCTTGGGGAACCTTAGTGGAGACCCTTATATCCTCCATACTAATGTGTTCACCCAAGGGAAAGGGAACAGAGAACAACAGTTCTACCTCTGGTTCGACCCTACAAGGAACTTCCACACATACTCCATTGTTTGGAACCCACAAAGGATCAT CTTCTTAGTTGATAACAGTCCTATCAGAGTTTTCAACAACCATGAAGCAATTGGGATTCCATTCCCTAAGAACCAACCCATGAGGATATACTCCAGCCTTTGGAATGCTGATGACTGGGCAACAAGAGGTGGGCTAGTGAAAACAGATTGGACCAAAGCACCATTCAATGCTTACTACAGGAACTTCAATGCTAATGCTTGTGTCTGGACCACCTCTGGAACATCATCTTGTAGTTCAAGTTCTACCAATTCTTACTCTGATGCAGCTTGGAAGACTCAAGATCTAGATGCCATGGGCAGAAGGAGACTTAGATGGGTACAAAAATATTACATGGTTTACAACTATTGCAATGATTTGCAGAGATTCCCTCAAGGTGTTCCTGCTGAGTGTAAACGTTCAAGGTTCCTCTAG